The Balaenoptera acutorostrata chromosome 2, mBalAcu1.1, whole genome shotgun sequence genomic sequence TTTGGCCCAATTTGTTCCTAAAAATGTCAGCGTCTGGAATGCAGAGATCATTCTTCCCTAACTTCTGTGTAAGGATAAATAAATCACACTAAGCCCAAGACACTTTAGTTAGTAACCTTTTACTAATTTTGCAATGAGTAAAACAAGGAAGGCaatacagttttaaaatcttGCTGTTTTAGAAAACCAACttcttttggagaaaatattaagTGTGGATGTAGGAGAATACATATTATCCTAATATAGACTATCTAAAAATAAAGATGTggcctttttattttcaattttgaaaaatatcactACCTCTTGTGTCTCTTAAATTTAGTCTAAATTAGATACTCATGTGACATTTTTCCAATGAAATTCCAAGAGCCcagtgggttttttgttgtttgtttgtttgtttgttttggccatgtggcgtggcacgtgggatcttagttccctgaccagggatcaaactgctgccccctgcagtgggagcatggagtcttaaccactggacggccagggaagtccaagcccagtgttattttattcaaaatatattacttGCAGCTGAGTTGAAGGTCTTTTAAAAGCCCATATTAAAGGTCTTTTTAAATCCACATAATACCTAGATGCTTcagtaaaagaggaaaaataaggatGGAATAAAATATGTCCTTCAAAATTCCAAGGTTTCTGCTAAATATTCAGAGTGCAATGGATAGGAAATGGGATAGtccaattttttaaagtcttgctTACACTCTAAAAGTttagttttcctttcagtttttttcatccTCCAGTCAAAGGGCAGTTGCTCTTCTATATGGCCTGTGAAATTATCAAGTGGTCAAGATGTACTACAGAAGAAGTGGAGGGATGATTTGTCCCCTTTGTGATACTTCCTGACTAGCAAACGGAAAGCAGATAGGTTGGGAATACTACTGGAATATCCAGGATAGCTTGGATTCTACTGTATGTTACAATTAAGCAATAtgtagatgtaattaattaaGTGAACATAGCAATTTCTCCTTTTCATAGTTATAATGTATAATGCTTAACTATTTCCTTGACAATAAACTAAGACTTAAGGAAAGGTTGATCAGGTTAATGAGAAGAGAAAGTTCAAGTATTATCTAGGAGTGCAGTAACTCTTTAGGACTCTGGGTGCCGCTGTTCACCAGTCTGGGAGATAAAGGCagcgcacgcgcgcgcgcacacacaaacacaccgagggggaaaaaaacttctTAGAACCTCCATCACTGCCAGATTGAAAACAGACTTCTGAGGCTGCCCAGATCCTAACTTCAGGACCCCTTTCTGCTCTGAATTCTCCTGAAAATTCGGTTAATTTAGACTCAGAAGAGCAGAGAAACAATACTGTTGGtgccagactgggagaaaactaCGAAGCAAGAGAGCAATGACGATTCGAGTGAAGGTGCTCGGCTGCCGCAGGCTGGTCTTGCTGTTCCTTTTTCTGGGGCTGTTGTTGGAAGCCCAGGCTGGGAAGATCCGCTACTCGGTGCCAGAAGAGACAGACAAAGTTTTCTTTGTGGGCAACATTGCCAAAGACCTGGGACTACAACCCCAGGAGCTGGCGGAGCGGGGAGTCCGCATCGTTTCCAGAGGTAGGACTCAGCTTTTTGCTCTGAACCCGCGAAGCGGCAGCTTGGTCACCGCAGGCAGGATAGATCGGGAGGAGCTCTGCGCTCAGAGCCTGCAGTGTCTGGTGAGTTTTAATGTCTTGGTAGAGGATAAAATGAAGCTTTTCCCTGTTGAAGTGGAAATAATTGATATTAATGACAACACTCCCCAATTCCAGTTAGAGGAAGTagaatttaaaatgaatgaaataaccaCTCCAGGTACCAGGATCCCTCTACCTTCTGGGCAAGACCTTGATGTGGGTGTGAATTCGCTCCAGATGTACCAGCTCAGCTCCAACCCTCATTTCTCCCTGGATGTGCAACAGGGATCTGATGGGTCCCAACAGCCAGAGATGGTGCTGCAGAGTCCCCTAGATAGGGAAGAAGACGCTGTCCACCGCCTCCTCCTCACCGCTTTTGATGGGGGCAACCCAGTCCGTTCAGGAACCCTCCGAATTCGAGTTCAGGTGGTGGATGCAAATGACAATGCTCCAGCGTTTACTCAAGCACGGTACCACACGAGTGTCCCTGAGAACGTGCCGCTGGGCACTCGGCTGCTCACGGTAAGAGCCACGGACCCAGATGAGGGAGCCAATGGGGAAGTAACATATTCGTTTCATAATATAGACCACAAAGTGGCACAAATATTTCACTTGGATTCTTACACAGGAGAAATATCAAATAAAGAACCTCTGGATTTCGAAGAATACACAATTTATCCAATGGAAATTCAAGCTCAGGATGGTTCAAGCCTCATGGCCAGAGCTAAGGTGCTGGTCAAAGTTCTGGACATAAATGATAATGCCCCAGAGGTGACCATCACCTCTGTCACCACTGCAGTCCCAGAAAACTTTCCTCCTGGGGCCATAATTGCTCTTATCAGTGTGTACGACCAGGACTCTGGAGACAATGGTCACACTACGTGTTCCATTTCTGGAAATCTACCCTTTAAATTAGAAAAGTTAGATGATAATTATTACCGTTTAGtgacagaaagaagaatggacAGAGAACTTACCTCCCAGTACAACATCACAGTAACAGCAGCAGATCAGGGAACTCCGACTCTATCTACCGAAACACACATTTCACTGCAAGTGACAGATATCAATGACAACTCCCCTGTCTTCCTGCAGGACTCCTACTCCACCTACATTCCAGAAAACAACCCCAGAGGTGTCTCCATTTTCTCTGTGACTGCCCACGATGCTGACAGCAATGAGAATGCACGAGTCACTTATTCCCTGGTGGAGGACACCATCCAGGCGGTACCTCTATCCTCCTTTGTCTCCATCAACTCAGACACTGGAGTCCTGTATGCGTTGCGATCCTTCGACTATGAGCAGTTCCGGGACCTGCGACTAAGAGTGATGGCTCGTGACAGCGGGGACCCGCCGCTCAGCAGCAACGTGTCACTGGGCATATTCGTGCTGGACCAGAATGACAACACACCTCAGATTCTGTACCCCGCCCTCCCCACTGACGGTTCCATCGGTGTGGAGCTGGCACCCCGCTCTGCAGAGCCCGGATACCTGGTGACCAAGGTGGTGGCTGTGGACAGAGACTCGAGCCAGAACGCCTGGCTGGCCTACCGCCTGCTCAAGGCCAGCGAGCCAGCGCTTTTCTCGGTGGGGCTGCACACGGGCGAGGTGCGCACAGCGCGGGCTGTGATGGATAGAGACGCGCTCAAGCAGAGCCTGGTGGTGGCGGTCGAGGACCACGGCCAGCCCCCTCTCTCTGCCACAGTTACTCTCACAGTGGCGATGGCTGACAGCATCCCAGATGTGCTGGCCGACTTGGGCAGCATGGAACCCTCCACCAACCTGGACAACTCCAGCCTCACGCTGTACCTGGTGGTGGCGGTGGCCGCGGTCTCCTGCGTCTTCCTCGCCTTTGTCATTGTGCTTCTGGCGCTCAGACTGTGGCGCTGGCATAGGACGCGTGTGCtccaggcttcaggaggaggatTAGCGGGCGTGCCCGTCTCTCACTTTGTGGGCGTGGACGGGGTGCGGGCTTTCCTGCAGACCTATTCCCACGAGGTCTCGCTCACTGCGGACTCGCGGGGGAGTCACGTGATCTTCCCGCAGCCCAACTACGCGGACACGCTCGTCAGCCAGGAGAGCCGTGAGAAAAAGGATTTTCTATCAGCACCCCAGTCTTTACTTGAAGATAGaaagcaaacattttctcagGTAAACTTTGTGTAGTAAATTTATCtaggtaaaaataatttctgaGTTTACTTACTTGCTTTCGTTCTTTACTACTAACAGTTCTCTATTTCCCATATATCATTGTAGCTTTCTATTTACAAATCCTGGGAAATCATTAAATGTTTATATCCGAGtatatttatcattgttttttCATTGAAAAGGAGATTGTAATTAATCATAATGTAGGTGGTTGGGATAAAGAGTTGTGGAAAGAGCACTGCATTAGAAACAAGGAGATTTGGCTTCTAAAGTTTTCTTGCTTGCTTCTggccaaataattttatttttctggctttaCCATTCTCTTATCTAGCAAGGATTGGGTTTGACTAGAAAAGGTCCACCAATATTAATGTGACTAATACTGTTTTCAAATATCCTTAAGTTATAAacatctcctaatttatccttaaATTTAATGTCGATGTCATCTGTCGGGGTGCTGTTTTATTTGGGGACATTTGAAAAGGTAAAGATTGTCTAAAGTAGTATTTTTAAGTTGTGTTAATATAAAATTATGGAAATCTAGGTAAGCTGCAAATTTAAACTCTCTTAGCCCTTTGTTTAGTCAtttattttgatatgttttatgCATGCTCAAGAATACATCAACTGTTTTAAGTAACTTATGAAATTAAGTAATAAAATGAATGACAGAAAATTTTCTGTGCAACTTGAGAAATAGTTTGAAGCCTCCTGATTTGTATATTATGCCTGTAATGTAAACAACTAACAAAAATCAAGTATATATTCCATTTTAATGTGTGTAAGCTCTTCACAAGAAATGCATCATAGGGGAGTAAACCTATGCTTTGATATACTTACTCTGCTCCAATAAATTAAAGATACacgtataaaataaaaaagaagaaagcagaagcaTAGTCAGGcacaaataaaagataaatgGCTAAACGGACCGAAGATGGGACAGAAAGCGGTGAGCCAGTCTAAAACTAAAGTGGGAATTCTAGTCTTTGACTTAGATGAGATTGTTCAAGCAGTGTAATAGGGACAAAAGGGCTTCGGGCTAAACAAGGGACCTGAGCCAGGCTTACTGCTTGAATCCAAAATAAGCAGTTAGGCCCCTTGACTAGTTAAAAAGGGGGAAAGTCACATAAAAACATTACCTACCAGTTCCCATGGTCATAACTTGTTGCAAGCTAAAGACCAAGGGAATGAAGTGGACACAGATGCTGGCTTCAGAAAATGAACACTAAATCTCTCAGACTTGAGCTGTGATATTCAGAATACCACTGCTGCATACCATTAAAGTGCCATTAAAATACCTAGTTATGGCCTGGGACCTGGAGAATTCTGGAACTTACTTTTGCTAATGAGAATTTTCTGccaacaaattattattttttaggtaatctttattttctctgatggcttttaaaaaattctctcatTCTTGCTGTATGTCTAAgtgtggatttttatttttattttctgtttggtacCAAGAGTATACTCTCAATGCCATAAGTtgttacaatttaaaattttctcaacttttttaatttaaaactttgcttctgtgtatatataaatgaCCTTTTAACCTATTGAAACACCAAGATTGCCAAgttggttgattttttaaatccatctATTCTGCTGACAAGATAcatgcttaaaataaaattatactgaaATACTGAAGATAAAGATGTCGATAGATACGCACACACACCCTACACACAAGAAAGCAGTCATGTCAATATTAATATAACACCAAAGTAGTGTTTAAGGCAACAACATTAgtggtgatttttttaatgaactgatCATACTTATAAAAAGAACAGACAACCAAAAGGATATAAAAATCATGAGCTCCTATCACCAAACAATATAGCTTTGAAAATAATACAGATTATTTTCAAATCTGAAATTTGAAAGAGATTTTAACACAGTTCCATAAGAAATAATACATCACACAGGCAGAAACTTACTAAGCACACAGCATATTTGAATAACAGAATCTATAAGCTTGATCTGACAGATTTGTTGGGTATTTGTATACACAACAAATATAGAATAGCCAATTTTTACATGAACATATGGAAAATCGACAACAATTTACTACATAGTCATCACAAAAAAGGTAGAGCAAATTTCAAAGTACAAATAATATACATGCCTTATGTAGTTAAATCACAAAGTGGCTGGTGAGGAAAATAAGGAGGGATTAGTAAAAGGGTACAAACCTTCACCTGTAAGAGGAATAAGGCCttaggacctaatgtatagcgtGAGGCTACAGTtgacaacactgtattgtataatagaaatttgctaagagtagaACCTAatgctctcacacacacacaaaaaggtaaatatgtgaggcgatggatgtgttaattagctcagtagaggaatcctttcacaatgtgtacatatatcaaatcatcatgttgtacactttaaatatcttacaattttatttgtcaattatacctcaataaagctggaaaaatcacaaagcaaacattttaaaatagtaaaaggaaacagaaaagtttGGACATTTAAATCTACATCCCTGAATTACTCttggatttaaaaaatcacaatgaaataaaaactacaaaaattaaaatattaattattaaaaattgtggaatgcagagaaaagaatatttagGGGTAAATCTATAGACAACTGTAAGAATTTCAAAAAGCAAATGATTTAAAACAAGTGAATTTAGCTTGCCACTCAAGAAACAAAGCAAGAAAGATATAATATTagcataaatttaaataaaataataggaaaagtAACAAAGGGTATAAATTATTGAAATGCAAACAAGGAAGAATTATGATGATGAAGCAATAGAAGGCGACACCAGTGGGGAGAAAATGAAACTTCTGTCAAGTCCAGTACTGGGACTAATATCGGCTTGTCAGATGGCATGATTAAAATTCGTTTTAGAGATCttaaaagaaaaccccaaattcTGATTATAGACAATGAcctggaaaagagaaagggaaggaaaagcaagtaagactaggagaaaataaaacagcttAATACGAAGCAAGAAGCATGAGTGGGAAATAATATACAGAGTAAAACCAGATGTTGTCAAAGACAAACAGAAATCTTTAGAGAACTACAATAAGGGATGTCGAGCAGTTATTTAATGAGACTCAAAAGTATCAAAACAATGttgaagaaaaagttttaaaaaacaaactagagGCTCTACTAGAAAACATGGTGAGTTAATATCAATTGTTTCCAATAAATATTTCATCAGTGTTCTCAGAGGAAtgggttaaaaatgaaaaaagttcaATGGGGAAGAAGCCAAAAGGCATAAAGACTGAAATGAGAACAGAAGTGTGCAATCTCGCTCAAGAATGTTGATTCAAAATTGTATCTACTATATATGTAACATTTATAGCTTATGACTAAAAGGGGTTTATTACTTAGGGATGCAAGAATATTTCAATATAAGAAAATCTAATAATATAAAACTCCATATTAGgagattgaaaataaaaagccatATGTTCATTTCAATAGAGGCATAATAAAGGTCTTGAGAACATTCAACACATGATTAAAATCTTTTAGCAAACTGGAAATTTAAGGAAACATCCTTAACCTGATAAAGAGTATCTATCAAAAACTTATagaactacccaaagcaatctacagattcagtgcaatccctatcaaaatcccaatacctttttttgtataaatagaaaaaaatccatcctaaaattcatatggagtgTCAGGGGACCTCAAGTAGCCCTAACAAtcttgaaaagaacaaagaacaaaccaccttcagtttccttaatGTTCATGCTGCCTCTCACCTCCAAGAATTTGTACTAAGGTTCTAGAACACTATTCCAGCCTCTTTCTTGATCCAGTCATCCGCTTTAGGATCCAGCTTCAATCTTGTCCTGGAAAAGTCTTTCCTGACCCCCAAATCTAGGCTGGATACCCTTCCTATATATTCTCCCATTGCCCAGGGTTTCCAACCATCATAGCAGTTACCATACTCTATTAAAATACTCTGTTTACTTTACCATGTCCTCCCTTATCCTGTAAGCTTCCTGAGAACAGGGACTGTGTTCATCAGGTGCACCATTTCTATCTCCAGCATCAATCAGGCAAAGTGTCAGGCCTTAATTGGGTAGTCACCCAATTAAATGTCCGaaaattcaataatttaaatacaggttttgggggaaaaatacaGGTTTTGAAGTTCAATACTAAGCCATTAagcacagaaatttaaaatatataacattagaATATAATGTAACTAATGTTTTTAGATTAATCTTATTGTCTCTGAATATAAAATAAGTGGTTGAAGATGTTTGGCATAAGGGCAGAGGCTGCCTTGATTAATGCCTCCAGCGTTCAATGATACTTTCCTTGCAACTACTATCAAGGTCACATTCATTCACACCATTCTTATTCATTCTGAAAAAAAGACTCCTGACTTGAGAGAGCTACTTCTAAGGTATCTTAGAACTGTAAGATTCTTCAAAACAACTTGAAAGTCACAGGGGCAACAAATAATAACTTGGGTTTACCTGAAAGAGTGCAGAAATTACTTAGGCCTCTGGGCGTCGCTGTTGACCACCTAAGAAGTAAGCCTGTGAGACATCCACTCCAACATTACGGCTCGCATAACACAAAGGGCTGGGCGTTTGGCCCGCAAGCTTCGGGAAGGCAAAAAAATTAAGTCCAGCAGCCCACTACTCTCCACAGTTACCTGGGTCCCGTGAATGCTGGTCATCTCAGACCCTGAGGAATAAAGATTGGAATCCCGCCCTGGATGCTGGAAGTTGCCTGGGAGAAAAGACTGCAGCTCAAGAAATGGCGGCTCTGCTAAAGTTGCCAAACCGCGGAAGGCTTGCCCTGCTGTGCCTTCTTTTGGCGACCCTGTGGGAGGCTGGAGCTGGGCAGATGCGCTATTCTGTGCCAGAAGAGATCGAAAAGGGCTCATTCGTGGGTAACATCGCTAAGGACTTGGGGCTGGAGCCCCGGGAGCTGGCGGAGCGCGGAGTCCGCATCGTCTCCAGAGGTAGGACGCAGCTCTTTGCTCTGAACCCGCGAAGCGGCAGCTTGGTCACCGCGGGCAGGATAGACCGGGAGGAGCTCTGCGCTCAGAGCGCACGGTGTCTGCTGAGTTTCAACATACTCCGGGAAGATAAATTGAGTATTTATTCAGTAGAGGTGGAAATAACAGATATTAACGATAATGCCCCTCGCTTTGTAGTAGAGGAACTGGAGCTAAAAATCAGTGAATTGACTATGCCAGGATTCCGGATCCCTCTGAAGAGCTCGCATGATGCAGACGTCGGGGAGAACACCCTCCAAAGGTACGAACTTAATTCAAATGACCACTTCTCCCTGGACGTGCGAAGCGGAAAAGATGGGAATAAGTATCCGGAGCTGGTGCTGGAACGCGCCCTTGACCGTGAGGAAGAGGCCGTTCACCATCTCGTTCTTGTGGCTTTGGACGGGGGCGACCCTGTCAGATCTGGCACCTCCCGCATCCGCGTGATGGTCCTGGATGCGAACGACAACGCGCCTGTTTTTACACAGCCCGAGTACCTTGTAAATGTTCCAGAGAATACTCCCGTAGGCACCCGGATACTCACAGTGACCGCCACTGACGCAGATGAGGGATACAATGCTCAAGTGGCATATTTTCTGGAGAAAAATCCTGAAGAAACCTCAGAGGTATTTGAGCTCAAGTCATCATCTGGAGAACTAACGATCACAAAAAGCCTAGATTATGAGGATGCCAAATTCCATGAAATTGATATTGAAGCTCAGGACGGTCCAGGCCTTCTGACCAGAACGAAGGTCATTGTCACTGTTCTCGACATAAATGACAATCCCCCAGAATTTTACATGACATCTGCTACCAGCTCGGTTCCTGAAGACTCTCCTCCAGGAACCATAATTGCACTTTTCAATGTACATGACAGAGACTCTGGACAGAATGCATTTGTCACATGTTCACTCCCGGAGAACCTTCCTTTCAAATTAGAAAGGTCAGTGGACAATTACCACCGACTGGTTACAACCAGAGTCCTTGACAGGGAACAGTTTTCCTTATACAACATCACTGTGATCGCTAAAGACGGAGGGAACCCATCTCTGTCCACAGATGCTCACATTTTGCTTCAGGTGGCAGACATCAATGACaaccctcccacctttccccacaCATCCTACTCTGCCTACATTCCAGAAAACAACCCCAGAGGTGCCTCCATCTTTTCCATGATGGCCCATGACCCCGACAGTGATGACAACGCCCATGTAACCTATAATTTGGCTGAGGACATCATTCAGGGGGCACCTCTGTCCTCCTACATCTCCATCAACTCTGACACTGGCATCCTCTATGCACTGCATTCCTTTGACTATGAGCAGTTTCATGAACTGCAGTTGTGGGTGACAGCACAGGATGGCGGGAACCCACCACTCAGAAGCAACGTGTCTCTGAGCATATTCGTGCTGGACCAGAATGACAACGTGCCAGAAATCCTGTACCCCGCCCTCCCTACCGACAGTTCCACGGGTGTAGAGCTGGCACCCCGCTCTGCAGAGCCCGGATACCTGGTGACCAAGGTGGTGGCTGTGGACAGAGACTCAGGCCAGAACGCCTGGCTGTCCTACCGCCTGCTCAAGGCCAGCGAGCCGGGACTCTTCGCGGTGGGGCTGCACACGGGCGAGGTGCGCACAGCGCGGGCCCTGCTGGACAGAGACGCGCTCAAGCAGAGCCTGGTGGTGGCGGTCCAGGACCACGGCCAGCCCCCTCTTTCGGCCATGGTCACGCTCACCGTGGCAGTGGCGGACAGCATCCCCGAGGCCCTGGCCGACTTGGGCAGCATCAGGACCTCTGCCAACCCCCACGACTCAGGTCTCACACTCTACCTGGTGGTGGCGGTGGCCGCGGTGTCCTGCGTCTTCCTCGCCTTTGTCATTGTGCTTCTGGCGCTCAGACTGTGGCGCTGGCATAAGTCGCGTCTGCTCCAGGCTTCAGGAGGCAGGTTAGCGGGTGTGCCCGCCTCCCACTTTGAGGGCGTGGACGGGGTGCGGGCTTTCCTGCAGACCTATTCCCACGAGGTCTCGCTCACCGCTGACTCGCGGGGGAGTCACGTGATCTTCCCGCAGCCCAACTACGCGGACACGCTCGTCAGCCAGGAGAGCTGTGAGAAAAAGGATTTTCTTTCAGAACCTCAACTTATAcctgaaaacaaagaagaaacattttctcAGGTAAACTCTCTTCGCAATATACCTGTGAGCTACTttgctaaaagaaataaatttacctAATTACTTAGCTGTCTCCACAGTTTACCATACCTTTTCTATTTCCCATATTTCTTTGCGGATATATTCAATTTTTAGGAAATTAGTCCTGGTGAATTATTTCTTAGTAGTTCTAAGTGTTCACACAGTGTAAACAGGAAGAGGAGCTAGAATCATTGTGTCATGAGTATAAATCAGGAATTAGTAAGTGAAGGTGATATTTAGGTTATCAAAAGAGCGCTGCCTTAGGAACTGGCATGTCTGGTTTCTCATACTTCTTTCTCATCCCTGAGGAAACCATCTCATCCACCTGGATCAACAATTCTTTCTTAGAAATATAAATGTTGACTTTTATGTTTCCCCAGATGCCTCCCTCCTTTAAAATTTAAggcttttatgtttatttatatttgtttatgaaTAATGAAATACTTTAGTTAGTTGTTTTCTTCTCACTCAGTcttaatatttttccttcagtttggCAGTgagattcttcatttttcttgatttGCATGATCTTCCCTATTAAAAGGTGccaatttagaaatatatatgctTCACCGTGTTTCAGGAGGGTATGTCATGGAATCTCTGTTTAGTTAAAAATctcattagcaaaaaaaaaaaaatctcattagcCTCTAAAGTAGCTCTTTGTTCCTTTAAGGAGTGATTGAGTTATCATTTGCTCTATAATACATGGTTTGTATAATAGTGAAGATGTTTCTGTTCcgtgttactttttaaaaaaaatttatttgtttatttatttatttatttatttatttatttatttttggctacgttgggtctttgttgctgcacatgggctttctctagttgcggtgagcaggggctactcttcattgtggtgcgtgggcttctcattgtggtggcttctcttgttgcagagcacgggctgtaggtgcatgggcttcagtagttgtggctcatgggcttcagtacttgtggctcgcgggctctagagcacaggctcagtagttgtggtgcaagggcttagttgctccgtggcatgtggaatctttccagaccagggctcaaaccgtgtcccctgcatgggcagacGTATGGCAGGGATATCCCCCCcccattacttttattttttctcatatgtGCAAACCACATTgcctttttatctttaaaaataatatatatcctCAAGGGATTCAGAGACCATATCAAATTATTGCCCCTAAAgattctccttttacatttctcttCTCAAAGTTTCCTACT encodes the following:
- the LOC103012669 gene encoding protocadherin gamma-A2 isoform X23, translated to MAALLKLPNRGRLALLCLLLATLWEAGAGQMRYSVPEEIEKGSFVGNIAKDLGLEPRELAERGVRIVSRGRTQLFALNPRSGSLVTAGRIDREELCAQSARCLLSFNILREDKLSIYSVEVEITDINDNAPRFVVEELELKISELTMPGFRIPLKSSHDADVGENTLQRYELNSNDHFSLDVRSGKDGNKYPELVLERALDREEEAVHHLVLVALDGGDPVRSGTSRIRVMVLDANDNAPVFTQPEYLVNVPENTPVGTRILTVTATDADEGYNAQVAYFLEKNPEETSEVFELKSSSGELTITKSLDYEDAKFHEIDIEAQDGPGLLTRTKVIVTVLDINDNPPEFYMTSATSSVPEDSPPGTIIALFNVHDRDSGQNAFVTCSLPENLPFKLERSVDNYHRLVTTRVLDREQFSLYNITVIAKDGGNPSLSTDAHILLQVADINDNPPTFPHTSYSAYIPENNPRGASIFSMMAHDPDSDDNAHVTYNLAEDIIQGAPLSSYISINSDTGILYALHSFDYEQFHELQLWVTAQDGGNPPLRSNVSLSIFVLDQNDNVPEILYPALPTDSSTGVELAPRSAEPGYLVTKVVAVDRDSGQNAWLSYRLLKASEPGLFAVGLHTGEVRTARALLDRDALKQSLVVAVQDHGQPPLSAMVTLTVAVADSIPEALADLGSIRTSANPHDSGLTLYLVVAVAAVSCVFLAFVIVLLALRLWRWHKSRLLQASGGRLAGVPASHFEGVDGVRAFLQTYSHEVSLTADSRGSHVIFPQPNYADTLVSQESCEKKDFLSEPQLIPENKEETFSQNFRC
- the LOC130707240 gene encoding protocadherin gamma-A1-like; this encodes MTIRVKVLGCRRLVLLFLFLGLLLEAQAGKIRYSVPEETDKVFFVGNIAKDLGLQPQELAERGVRIVSRGRTQLFALNPRSGSLVTAGRIDREELCAQSLQCLVSFNVLVEDKMKLFPVEVEIIDINDNTPQFQLEEVEFKMNEITTPGTRIPLPSGQDLDVGVNSLQMYQLSSNPHFSLDVQQGSDGSQQPEMVLQSPLDREEDAVHRLLLTAFDGGNPVRSGTLRIRVQVVDANDNAPAFTQARYHTSVPENVPLGTRLLTVRATDPDEGANGEVTYSFHNIDHKVAQIFHLDSYTGEISNKEPLDFEEYTIYPMEIQAQDGSSLMARAKVLVKVLDINDNAPEVTITSVTTAVPENFPPGAIIALISVYDQDSGDNGHTTCSISGNLPFKLEKLDDNYYRLVTERRMDRELTSQYNITVTAADQGTPTLSTETHISLQVTDINDNSPVFLQDSYSTYIPENNPRGVSIFSVTAHDADSNENARVTYSLVEDTIQAVPLSSFVSINSDTGVLYALRSFDYEQFRDLRLRVMARDSGDPPLSSNVSLGIFVLDQNDNTPQILYPALPTDGSIGVELAPRSAEPGYLVTKVVAVDRDSSQNAWLAYRLLKASEPALFSVGLHTGEVRTARAVMDRDALKQSLVVAVEDHGQPPLSATVTLTVAMADSIPDVLADLGSMEPSTNLDNSSLTLYLVVAVAAVSCVFLAFVIVLLALRLWRWHRTRVLQASGGGLAGVPVSHFVGVDGVRAFLQTYSHEVSLTADSRGSHVIFPQPNYADTLVSQESREKKDFLSAPQSLLEDRKQTFSQVNFV
- the LOC103012669 gene encoding protocadherin gamma-A2 isoform X14, with the protein product MAALLKLPNRGRLALLCLLLATLWEAGAGQMRYSVPEEIEKGSFVGNIAKDLGLEPRELAERGVRIVSRGRTQLFALNPRSGSLVTAGRIDREELCAQSARCLLSFNILREDKLSIYSVEVEITDINDNAPRFVVEELELKISELTMPGFRIPLKSSHDADVGENTLQRYELNSNDHFSLDVRSGKDGNKYPELVLERALDREEEAVHHLVLVALDGGDPVRSGTSRIRVMVLDANDNAPVFTQPEYLVNVPENTPVGTRILTVTATDADEGYNAQVAYFLEKNPEETSEVFELKSSSGELTITKSLDYEDAKFHEIDIEAQDGPGLLTRTKVIVTVLDINDNPPEFYMTSATSSVPEDSPPGTIIALFNVHDRDSGQNAFVTCSLPENLPFKLERSVDNYHRLVTTRVLDREQFSLYNITVIAKDGGNPSLSTDAHILLQVADINDNPPTFPHTSYSAYIPENNPRGASIFSMMAHDPDSDDNAHVTYNLAEDIIQGAPLSSYISINSDTGILYALHSFDYEQFHELQLWVTAQDGGNPPLRSNVSLSIFVLDQNDNVPEILYPALPTDSSTGVELAPRSAEPGYLVTKVVAVDRDSGQNAWLSYRLLKASEPGLFAVGLHTGEVRTARALLDRDALKQSLVVAVQDHGQPPLSAMVTLTVAVADSIPEALADLGSIRTSANPHDSGLTLYLVVAVAAVSCVFLAFVIVLLALRLWRWHKSRLLQASGGRLAGVPASHFEGVDGVRAFLQTYSHEVSLTADSRGSHVIFPQPNYADTLVSQESCEKKDFLSEPQLIPENKEETFSQQAPPNTDWRFSQAQRPGTSGSQNGDETGTWPNNQFDTEMLQAMILASASEAADGSSTLGGGAGTMGLSARYGPQFTLQHVPDYRQNVYIPGSNATLTNAAGKRDGKAPAGGNGNKKKSGKKEKK